The proteins below come from a single candidate division KSB1 bacterium genomic window:
- a CDS encoding GumC family protein encodes MFSESKYENSFSLRNLFMVIFKRKLTLLVVFLSVVAIGSIVSYLLPRIYQAKATILIKDDTEDEKAILFKNSAYRGIGQFDWVNSEVEILRSYPVAERVVQELQLSQVYFKNHSNKPNIDKIIFAKTVIRVREKFRVDVPRNSNVLEISYKTKDPLLAAEVVKSFINTYKTYRSEISEQSETHQFFEEQLKIENDKLQKLERQQSAYKKEKEMLSTEAQSEILRNKLNNYEQNLTRVRTQRIGLETKLSVVKEQRDRGQYLNIPTMDASNSPSREKHIAKLRGELLDFKLQKEKLEQKFTSQYVEVIEVTNLINVTQAIIENEIQQIIEMEEASIRALKAEEKEFQRLIAQITLEVKEFAQEEYEFAQLSRGIEENREVYSMLLKKKEESRISLAKLERGVRIRVISPPIVPIKPIFPKTYLFLIVSIFLGMVSGFFLITLQEYFDHSIKSSNDLEQLVGIPSLGTVREIELT; translated from the coding sequence ATGTTTAGTGAATCAAAATACGAAAACTCATTTTCCTTAAGAAATTTATTCATGGTCATATTTAAACGAAAATTGACATTACTGGTCGTTTTTCTGTCTGTCGTTGCAATTGGATCTATTGTCAGTTATTTATTGCCAAGAATATACCAGGCAAAAGCAACAATTTTAATTAAAGATGATACCGAAGACGAAAAGGCCATTTTATTCAAAAATAGTGCTTATAGAGGAATCGGGCAATTTGATTGGGTAAATTCTGAGGTGGAAATTCTTAGAAGTTACCCAGTTGCAGAACGTGTGGTTCAAGAACTGCAATTATCTCAGGTTTATTTTAAAAATCATTCAAATAAACCTAACATTGATAAAATTATTTTTGCTAAAACGGTAATAAGAGTGAGGGAAAAATTTAGAGTTGATGTCCCTCGTAATAGTAATGTTTTGGAAATTAGCTATAAAACGAAAGATCCACTGCTTGCTGCCGAAGTTGTTAAATCGTTTATAAATACCTACAAAACTTATCGTTCTGAAATATCAGAACAGTCTGAAACTCACCAATTTTTTGAGGAACAACTAAAGATTGAAAACGACAAACTCCAGAAATTGGAAAGGCAGCAATCTGCATATAAAAAGGAAAAAGAAATGTTGTCGACAGAAGCACAGAGTGAAATCTTACGTAATAAACTGAATAATTATGAACAGAACTTAACACGAGTAAGGACACAAAGGATAGGGTTAGAGACTAAATTATCAGTTGTAAAGGAACAGAGAGATCGAGGTCAATATCTAAATATACCAACAATGGATGCAAGTAATAGTCCCAGCCGAGAAAAACATATTGCTAAATTAAGGGGAGAACTGCTGGATTTTAAACTACAAAAAGAAAAACTTGAGCAAAAATTTACATCCCAGTACGTGGAAGTTATTGAGGTTACTAATTTAATAAATGTTACACAAGCCATCATTGAAAATGAGATTCAACAAATCATCGAAATGGAAGAAGCTTCCATAAGGGCATTGAAAGCGGAAGAAAAAGAGTTTCAGCGATTGATCGCCCAGATTACGCTGGAAGTCAAAGAATTTGCTCAAGAAGAATATGAATTTGCGCAGCTAAGCCGCGGCATTGAAGAAAATCGAGAGGTATATTCAATGTTGTTGAAGAAAAAAGAAGAATCAAGAATATCTTTGGCAAAGTTAGAAAGAGGAGTAAGGATTCGTGTTATCAGCCCTCCAATTGTACCAATAAAACCAATTTTCCCAAAAACCTATTTATTTCTCATTGTTTCAATATTTTTAGGAATGGTAAGCGGTTTTTTCTTGATCACTTTGCAAGAATACTTTGACCATTCTATAAAATCATCTAACGATTTAGAGCAACTTGTTGGAATTCCAAGCCTTGGCACTGTCCGAGAAATAGAACTAACTTAA
- a CDS encoding oligosaccharide flippase family protein, producing MTVLVKTEESILTAKSWLSSLTVLWQSLFGKTAWKSVLGLTDQAIVSGTNFLITVIVGRLCGINELGVYSLGFSIVILIVNMQESIIFVPYTVYVNHTPKESRAQHAGSIFIQYCLFSILAVICLIVSATLFSTVFEYNRIASLIWVLAGITPFILLREFGRRFAFANLHFASALIIDMGVVLILISGLVWLGLIAKLSAITTYAVVGLACAIVSLVWLSKFSKSMKVNWSDVKREIKRSLLFGRWVLASQITGTFHGYLMFWMLALMISTSATGAYTACWAIVSIANPLILGIGNVLAPRAARLYAESGSKEVRRVILKTTLLMGGVMILFCVMMFLFGGELMSFFYGNDYEGFESTIRVLAMGIVLSALTITVDIGLRIIEKPNKNFKACLIGLGVTIVVGPYLVVQWGVLGAAYSMLAGSMIALLVRWIAFLRLVDNSYSLD from the coding sequence ATGACTGTCTTAGTTAAAACTGAAGAAAGCATTCTCACTGCTAAATCATGGTTAAGTAGTTTAACTGTACTGTGGCAGAGTCTGTTTGGCAAAACTGCCTGGAAGAGTGTCTTGGGTTTAACGGACCAGGCAATCGTTAGCGGCACTAATTTTTTAATAACCGTAATTGTTGGCAGACTGTGTGGAATAAATGAACTAGGCGTTTATTCCCTTGGATTTAGTATCGTTATATTGATTGTCAATATGCAAGAATCAATAATTTTTGTGCCTTATACAGTTTATGTTAATCATACTCCCAAGGAATCCCGCGCACAGCATGCCGGAAGTATTTTCATCCAATATTGTTTGTTCTCTATATTAGCTGTAATCTGTTTAATTGTGTCAGCAACACTTTTTTCAACAGTTTTCGAATATAATCGCATTGCATCTTTGATCTGGGTACTCGCGGGAATTACTCCTTTTATACTATTACGGGAATTTGGCAGACGTTTCGCGTTCGCAAATCTACATTTTGCATCGGCTTTAATTATTGACATGGGAGTCGTGCTGATATTAATAAGTGGTCTGGTCTGGTTAGGTTTAATTGCTAAGCTATCTGCTATTACCACATACGCAGTAGTTGGTTTGGCATGTGCGATAGTAAGTCTGGTATGGTTGTCTAAATTTAGCAAAAGCATGAAAGTAAATTGGAGCGATGTAAAACGAGAGATAAAGCGAAGTTTGTTATTCGGAAGATGGGTTCTTGCGAGCCAGATAACCGGAACTTTTCATGGGTACTTAATGTTCTGGATGCTAGCGCTAATGATTAGCACTTCTGCTACCGGCGCCTATACCGCTTGTTGGGCTATAGTATCAATTGCAAACCCCCTTATTTTGGGAATTGGCAATGTATTAGCACCGAGAGCTGCTCGCTTATATGCTGAAAGTGGCAGTAAAGAAGTTCGTAGAGTGATATTGAAAACCACATTGCTTATGGGGGGTGTCATGATCTTGTTTTGTGTGATGATGTTTCTTTTTGGTGGTGAGTTGATGTCTTTTTTCTATGGCAACGATTATGAGGGGTTCGAATCCACAATTCGTGTATTGGCAATGGGAATTGTCTTATCCGCTTTGACCATTACAGTAGATATTGGTTTACGCATTATTGAGAAACCGAATAAAAATTTTAAGGCATGTTTAATTGGTTTAGGTGTAACGATTGTTGTTGGGCCGTACCTGGTCGTTCAGTGGGGAGTTTTGGGTGCGGCTTATAGTATGCTAGCAGGCTCAATGATCGCCTTGTTAGTTAGGTGGATAGCTTTTTTACGGCTTGTGGATAATTCATATAGCTTAGACTAA
- a CDS encoding polysaccharide export protein: protein MAKKYTVKILLIFCLISSLLFGCSNRVGIKQPQQSYGNGSSSQSVENQPVVPAEYLLGFGDEIEVRFFNNARFNETITVRPDGRITLEKVGDIYVSGMTPSGLDSIITKSYSDLLINPEVTIFVRQFGGYNVYLLGEVNEPGGYPITRNMTILQAIAQAGGAKDSAKLKSVMILRLGQDEQIEAIKVNLKELLKGANIPNQYYLRPQDIVYVPKTFIAGISSFLKQVYDGAFPPVDIYLRVLFWTK, encoded by the coding sequence TTGGCAAAGAAATATACGGTAAAAATTTTATTAATTTTCTGCTTAATATCAAGTCTCCTGTTTGGATGTTCTAACAGAGTTGGAATTAAACAGCCGCAACAAAGTTATGGAAATGGATCTAGCAGTCAATCTGTTGAAAATCAACCAGTTGTTCCTGCGGAATATCTATTAGGTTTTGGTGATGAAATAGAAGTCAGATTTTTCAACAATGCACGATTCAATGAAACTATTACAGTACGGCCTGATGGTCGAATTACATTGGAAAAAGTTGGCGACATTTATGTATCTGGAATGACCCCTAGTGGCTTGGACAGTATAATTACAAAATCCTATTCAGATTTGTTAATCAACCCGGAAGTAACGATATTCGTTCGACAGTTCGGGGGGTATAATGTTTATCTACTAGGAGAAGTGAACGAACCAGGGGGTTATCCAATAACGCGCAATATGACAATTTTACAGGCAATTGCGCAAGCCGGTGGAGCCAAGGATAGCGCCAAGCTAAAGAGTGTAATGATATTGCGATTAGGTCAGGATGAGCAAATCGAAGCCATTAAAGTCAACTTAAAAGAACTATTAAAAGGTGCAAACATTCCAAACCAGTATTACTTGCGCCCACAAGATATTGTTTATGTTCCAAAAACATTTATTGCGGGAATTAGCTCATTTCTTAAACAAGTCTATGATGGAGCGTTTCCGCCTGTTGATATTTATTTGAGAGTATTATTCTGGACCAAATGA
- a CDS encoding sugar transferase, with amino-acid sequence MSYLQIVKPSIKTQSSSRIASYKEFKATIIQEIEHVNRNNHFFWLISYRIETKDVRSESGRRIYDIISSKIRSSDKIGILNDGIGVILLNTDAEIAEKLALSICTYISTFMPPPFYTIFPYPTNRDDKTRPLDFFDQFDDLKTNENSVMDSNPRPVDELPGNGNGSPTFALSSSKRYSSNNTIKNAIGKFKSDGRNSQHVIMIGMNQRSMQFALDIESNPGSGYSIDGFVDNEWDGSVDCLKQGFELVASFDQFSKYMNEHVIDEVVIGLPMNSHYQEVSRIVSLCEEQGIKVRFLPSMFNLRFARLKIVNVESYALVTFDPVKLTGWKVYIKRFFDIVISAVSLLLFSPLFLVISLLIKLTSKGPIFFVQERVGLNKRKFSLYKFRTMISGAEGMMPDLESANELQGPTFKMKNDPRVTRFGKLLRKSSLDEIPQLINVLQGFMSLVGPRPLTLRDYSGFEKNWHRRRFSVRPGLTCLWQINGRNNIPFDRWMELDMEYIDKWSLWLDLKVMLKTIPAVVLGKGAG; translated from the coding sequence ATGAGTTATCTGCAAATAGTTAAACCTTCTATAAAAACTCAATCTTCTTCCAGGATAGCGAGTTATAAAGAATTTAAGGCAACTATTATACAAGAAATTGAGCATGTCAACCGTAATAATCATTTTTTTTGGTTGATCAGTTATCGGATTGAAACGAAGGATGTAAGATCAGAAAGCGGAAGGCGGATATATGATATTATTTCAAGTAAAATACGCTCTTCAGATAAAATAGGAATTTTAAATGATGGTATTGGTGTTATTTTATTAAATACTGATGCAGAAATCGCAGAAAAACTTGCATTGAGTATTTGCACTTACATCTCAACATTTATGCCTCCACCGTTTTATACTATTTTTCCATATCCAACGAACCGGGACGATAAAACAAGACCTTTAGATTTTTTTGACCAGTTTGATGATTTAAAAACCAATGAAAACAGCGTTATGGATTCAAACCCAAGACCAGTTGATGAGTTACCTGGGAATGGAAACGGAAGTCCAACTTTCGCCCTTTCATCATCAAAACGATATTCTTCCAACAATACGATTAAAAATGCAATTGGTAAGTTTAAATCGGATGGACGAAATTCACAGCATGTAATAATGATAGGCATGAATCAGCGATCTATGCAATTCGCTCTAGATATTGAATCAAATCCGGGTTCTGGTTATAGCATTGATGGTTTTGTTGATAATGAATGGGATGGATCAGTTGATTGCTTAAAGCAGGGGTTTGAGTTGGTAGCAAGTTTTGATCAATTTTCAAAATATATGAATGAGCATGTGATCGATGAAGTGGTTATTGGTCTTCCGATGAATTCTCATTATCAAGAAGTATCTCGTATTGTATCTTTATGTGAGGAGCAGGGTATCAAAGTCAGGTTTCTGCCCTCTATGTTTAATTTAAGATTTGCTCGCTTAAAAATTGTAAATGTAGAAAGTTATGCTTTGGTTACCTTCGATCCAGTGAAATTAACGGGGTGGAAGGTTTACATCAAGCGTTTCTTTGATATCGTTATTTCTGCGGTTTCTCTTTTATTGTTTTCGCCACTTTTCCTGGTTATTTCTCTATTAATCAAGCTGACTTCAAAAGGACCCATTTTCTTCGTTCAAGAGAGAGTAGGTCTAAACAAAAGAAAATTCTCGTTGTATAAATTCCGCACTATGATATCTGGTGCAGAAGGTATGATGCCCGATCTCGAATCAGCCAACGAACTTCAGGGGCCAACCTTCAAGATGAAAAATGATCCCCGGGTTACAAGGTTTGGGAAATTACTCAGGAAATCCAGCCTTGATGAAATACCCCAACTTATCAATGTGTTGCAAGGATTTATGAGTCTTGTCGGGCCCAGACCACTTACACTTAGAGATTATAGTGGTTTTGAAAAAAACTGGCATCGGAGGCGATTTAGTGTACGTCCCGGGCTAACTTGCCTGTGGCAGATCAATGGCAGAAATAATATTCCATTCGATAGGTGGATGGAGTTAGATATGGAATATATTGATAAATGGTCTCTTTGGCTTGATTTAAAAGTTATGTTAAAAACCATTCCTGCAGTAGTTTTAGGAAAAGGGGCTGGGTGA
- a CDS encoding AAA family ATPase: MQTDHSMPKGLKEKIQPIFWDHFGIKEMPFSRTENPNYVYWSAGHKENLMSLRKAALKGQNILFTGKKGSGKTLIINSFVKLLPDEYRVVIINNTFTNLEYYLRNICKQFGITSTEKSSFELIQSLSSELEINRRLNRKSLLIVDDIQSSKQNVLLLLGKLLNLFPKGLLQFILVGTSEILTILENEELNDLSRLIDVKLNLSTLNYQEVKQYINHRFAVAGNQECSIFKEDSVDNIYDLSKGIPLNVNRACNRLLAEEFLKRAKQITFLDKDNSDSNLLKFELDTNDTSLQFLEDAKPATIELKIEGTETKPDKNEEQVKDNSYLDDETITITTPENFVLQETANHMVPSLLNNYSDKVLNDFQKILENIRLSAGEDSLNIIGIVSPIHKQGTSTIARILSLVASGLEISNENENPMICSNNATPNRILLIDTQLRAPELHKKFEITADFGLMDFLTKNISIEKCIIKIPNSNLNIITAGSCSPFNRKPHGFEKLKIALEKLRDQFDLVLMDLPPILEYGESISLCRICDGVVLTVKLDDCRVEVLKESKKILTHANVRIIGGIVNHRKFYLPQWLYRRL, from the coding sequence ATGCAAACCGATCATTCTATGCCTAAGGGATTAAAAGAAAAAATTCAACCAATATTTTGGGATCATTTCGGTATTAAAGAAATGCCTTTTTCAAGGACTGAGAATCCTAATTATGTTTATTGGAGTGCAGGGCATAAAGAAAATTTGATGTCCCTTAGAAAGGCGGCGTTAAAAGGGCAAAATATACTGTTCACAGGCAAAAAAGGTAGCGGCAAGACTTTAATCATTAATTCTTTTGTAAAACTTTTACCAGATGAATATCGTGTTGTTATAATAAATAATACTTTTACAAACCTAGAGTATTATTTACGTAATATTTGCAAACAATTTGGTATTACATCAACTGAAAAATCCAGTTTTGAACTTATTCAATCATTATCCTCCGAATTAGAGATTAATAGACGATTAAACAGAAAATCTTTGTTAATCGTTGACGATATACAATCTTCGAAACAGAATGTTTTATTACTACTTGGCAAGCTGCTGAATTTATTCCCAAAAGGCTTACTTCAATTTATTCTGGTGGGAACGAGTGAGATTTTAACAATATTAGAAAATGAAGAGTTGAATGATTTATCTAGATTAATTGATGTGAAATTGAATCTCTCTACATTGAATTATCAAGAAGTCAAGCAGTATATCAATCACAGGTTTGCTGTTGCGGGCAATCAAGAATGTTCAATTTTTAAAGAAGATTCTGTAGATAATATCTATGATTTATCGAAGGGAATTCCTTTAAATGTAAATAGGGCATGTAATCGTTTATTAGCTGAAGAATTCCTAAAAAGAGCTAAGCAAATAACTTTTCTCGATAAAGACAACTCTGATTCTAACTTACTGAAATTTGAGTTGGACACGAATGACACTTCACTTCAGTTCTTGGAAGATGCAAAGCCTGCAACAATAGAATTAAAAATAGAGGGTACAGAAACTAAACCTGACAAAAACGAAGAACAAGTTAAAGATAACTCTTATTTAGATGATGAAACAATCACAATTACCACTCCTGAAAATTTCGTATTGCAGGAAACGGCCAATCATATGGTACCTTCACTATTAAACAATTATTCAGATAAAGTGTTAAATGATTTTCAAAAAATATTAGAGAATATAAGGTTATCTGCTGGTGAAGATTCATTGAATATTATTGGAATTGTGAGCCCCATCCACAAACAAGGTACGTCTACAATTGCAAGAATTCTATCTTTAGTCGCATCTGGATTGGAGATCTCCAATGAAAATGAAAACCCAATGATTTGTTCAAATAATGCCACCCCCAACAGGATACTTTTGATTGATACACAATTAAGGGCGCCGGAATTACATAAGAAATTCGAAATAACAGCGGATTTCGGCTTGATGGATTTTCTCACAAAAAATATTTCAATAGAGAAATGCATTATTAAAATCCCTAATTCAAATCTCAACATAATTACTGCTGGTAGTTGTAGTCCTTTCAACAGGAAACCCCACGGCTTTGAAAAACTTAAGATAGCTCTTGAAAAACTTAGAGATCAATTTGATTTGGTTTTGATGGATTTACCACCAATTTTAGAATATGGTGAATCGATTTCTCTCTGCCGAATTTGTGATGGAGTTGTTTTAACTGTAAAATTAGATGATTGCCGGGTTGAAGTTTTAAAAGAATCAAAGAAAATTTTAACCCATGCGAATGTTCGTATAATTGGTGGTATTGTGAATCACAGAAAATTTTATTTACCACAATGGTTGTACCGCAGGTTATAA